In Perca fluviatilis chromosome 11, GENO_Pfluv_1.0, whole genome shotgun sequence, the following proteins share a genomic window:
- the LOC120568990 gene encoding transmembrane protein 275, with protein sequence MVITDRNTTTPVPKKEPQKKTRRKSRPHGLPSPALCCACGLCIMLAGLNITLVGAFAFSTLVPSANPPIIIGPILLLVAFSFFGACCVCSRLPPPHSSRRSKVGSRGTGLMGHGGLAGGATFEIETSEHTLQDTTAVQLSPTSSPGSSQASSPEKEPPDMALPGPCNLFTMETNGPSVSATAVYSASTATGGEVRLNLPREEVA encoded by the coding sequence ATGGTCATCACTGATAGAAACACCACCACCCCTGTACCTAAAAAGGAGCCACAGAAGAAGACGAGGAGGAAGTCTCGCCCTCATGGCCTGCCCTCTCCGGCACTCTGCTGTGCCTGTGGCCTATGCATCATGCTGGCTGGACTCAACATCACCCTGGTGGGAGCGTTCGCCTTCAGCACACTGGTGCCTTCTGCCAATCCCCCGATCATCATCGGACCTATCCTCCTGCTGGTGGCCTTTTCCTTTTTCGGGGCCTGTTGTGTGTGCAGCCgcctcccccctccccacagCTCCCGGAGGTCTAAGGTGGGCAGCAGAGGTACAGGGCTGATGGGACATGGCGGGCTGGCTGGTGGAGCAACGTTTGAAATAGAGACCAGCGAGCACACACTGCAGGATACTACAGCTGTGCAGCTAAGCCCCACATCCTCGCCTGGATCATCCCAGGCATCCAGCCCAGAAAAGGAGCCTCCTGACATGGCCCTACCAGGACCCTGCAATCTTTTCACCATGGAGACCAACGGCCCTTCTGTTTCCGCCACCGCAGTCTACTCAGCCTCCACAGCAACAGGAGGGGAGGTGAGGCTCAACCTGCCACGTGAAGAAGTCGCCTAG